A genome region from Thermomonospora amylolytica includes the following:
- a CDS encoding AfsR/SARP family transcriptional regulator, with amino-acid sequence MRVEFGVLGPVAAWDGAGNAIALRGPRHRAVLARLVVARRRVVPVGVLVDDLWPDPPPDAVGAVRTFVAALRRALEPERPPRAPARLLVTEGPGYALRAEPDAVDAWRFERAVNAAATLPAEEGLPRLEEALGWWRGPAYAEFAEEGWAGAERSRLAELRLHAVERRAEALLALGRHAEAVPDLDAHVTEHPWREDAWRLLALALYRSGRQGDALAVLRRARGLLVEQLGVDPGPRLRRLEKDILDQAHHLNPAPDPAHVWAQAAAAYDRAVASGARARLESTVGLLRNLAVTGGGGLVAARRHRVAAVAAAEELGDPELTARVIGAYDVPAIWTRVDDPEQAAQVRAAAERTLAALPSGPEHDASRARLLATIAVETRGVRSPRARAAARQAEEIARRLDDPALLAFALNGAFMQSFDRAGLAPRRDEIGAELVALSARHGLVSYEVLGHLIRLQARSALADFPAADRHAATVDRLAERHELPLVGVFTRWYRALRRAASGSSLVEAERAYRDAAARLEGAGMPGLEHGLLPLALLALRVRHDRPAPADEHIDWGPYEPWTRPLVLLARGRRGEAATALRRVPDPPPDLLHEALWCLIARAAVAVGDRETMRRARTALTPAAAELAGAGSGLLALGPVADHLDALAAALAGS; translated from the coding sequence GTGCGGGTCGAGTTCGGGGTGCTGGGGCCGGTGGCGGCCTGGGACGGTGCCGGGAACGCGATCGCCCTCAGGGGCCCTCGGCACCGGGCGGTGCTGGCCCGGCTGGTCGTCGCCCGCCGCCGGGTCGTTCCGGTCGGCGTCCTGGTGGACGACCTGTGGCCGGATCCGCCGCCGGACGCGGTGGGCGCGGTGCGCACGTTCGTGGCCGCGCTGCGCCGCGCGCTGGAACCCGAACGCCCGCCCCGCGCCCCGGCCCGGCTGCTGGTCACCGAGGGGCCGGGGTACGCGCTGCGGGCCGAGCCGGACGCGGTGGACGCCTGGCGGTTCGAACGCGCGGTGAACGCCGCCGCGACGCTGCCTGCCGAGGAGGGACTGCCCCGGCTGGAGGAGGCGCTGGGGTGGTGGCGTGGACCCGCGTACGCCGAGTTCGCCGAGGAGGGCTGGGCCGGGGCGGAACGTTCCCGTCTGGCGGAGCTGCGGTTGCACGCCGTCGAGCGGAGGGCCGAGGCGCTGCTGGCGTTGGGGCGTCACGCCGAGGCGGTCCCGGATCTGGACGCGCACGTGACCGAGCACCCCTGGCGGGAGGACGCCTGGCGTCTGCTGGCCCTGGCCCTCTACCGGTCCGGCCGCCAGGGCGACGCCCTCGCGGTGCTGCGCCGCGCGCGGGGCCTTCTGGTGGAGCAACTGGGCGTGGATCCGGGGCCGCGGCTGCGCCGTCTGGAGAAGGACATCCTCGACCAGGCCCACCACCTCAACCCCGCCCCCGATCCGGCTCATGTGTGGGCGCAGGCCGCCGCCGCCTATGACCGCGCCGTGGCGTCCGGGGCCCGGGCACGGCTGGAGTCGACGGTCGGGCTGCTGCGCAATCTGGCGGTCACCGGGGGCGGCGGCCTGGTGGCGGCCCGCCGGCACCGGGTGGCGGCCGTCGCGGCGGCCGAGGAGCTGGGCGACCCGGAGCTGACCGCCCGTGTGATCGGCGCCTACGACGTTCCGGCGATCTGGACCCGTGTCGACGACCCCGAGCAGGCCGCACAGGTCCGTGCGGCGGCCGAACGCACCCTGGCCGCGCTCCCGTCCGGCCCGGAGCACGACGCCTCACGGGCGCGGCTGCTGGCGACGATCGCCGTGGAGACGCGCGGCGTCCGCTCTCCGCGTGCCCGTGCGGCCGCCCGGCAGGCCGAGGAGATCGCCCGTCGCCTGGACGATCCCGCGCTGCTGGCGTTCGCCCTGAACGGCGCGTTCATGCAGTCGTTCGATCGGGCGGGACTGGCCCCTCGCCGCGACGAGATCGGCGCGGAGCTGGTCGCCTTGTCCGCCCGCCACGGGCTGGTCTCCTACGAGGTGCTGGGGCACCTGATCCGCCTGCAGGCCCGCAGTGCGCTCGCCGACTTCCCGGCCGCCGACCGGCATGCGGCGACCGTGGACCGCCTGGCCGAGCGCCACGAACTGCCGCTGGTCGGCGTGTTCACCCGGTGGTACCGGGCGTTGCGCCGCGCCGCGTCCGGCTCCTCTCTGGTCGAAGCGGAACGGGCCTACCGGGACGCCGCCGCACGCCTGGAGGGCGCCGGCATGCCGGGCCTGGAGCACGGCCTGCTCCCGCTCGCCCTGCTGGCCCTACGCGTCCGGCACGACCGGCCCGCCCCGGCCGACGAGCACATCGACTGGGGACCGTACGAACCCTGGACGCGCCCCCTCGTTCTCCTGGCCCGAGGCCGCCGCGGGGAGGCCGCGACGGCGCTCCGCCGGGTCCCGGACCCGCCTCCCGACCTGCTCCACGAGGCCCTGTGGTGCCTCATCGCCCGAGCCGCCGTCGCCGTCGGCGACCGTGAGACGATGCGGCGCGCCCGCACCGCCCTCACCCCCGCCGCGGCGGAACTGGCCGGAGCGGGCAGCGGCCTGCTGGCCCTGGGGCCGGTCGCCGATCATCTGGACGCCCTGGCCGCCGCTCTCGCCGGGAGTTGA